In the Sediminibacter sp. Hel_I_10 genome, one interval contains:
- the pxpA gene encoding 5-oxoprolinase subunit PxpA has protein sequence MKNNQVDINCDLGEGLDNEAQLMPYISSCNIACGGHAGDAQTMVKVLRLAKQHQVHVGAHPSFPDREHFGRKPMDLLPSALTATLITQIETLKTLAEAEGLSLNHVKPHGALYNLAAQDEQTAQAVIKAVSHCDARLKLYAPYGSVIAQLALASGLEVVFEAFADRHYNEDLSLVSRSNPEALILEPKAVFEQVNHILKTGQVTTINGVEVKLKAQTFCVHGDHQNALEILDYLDHHLTLKSSR, from the coding sequence TTGAAAAACAACCAAGTAGATATTAATTGTGATTTAGGTGAAGGGCTCGATAATGAAGCCCAGCTCATGCCGTATATATCTTCCTGCAACATTGCTTGTGGCGGTCATGCGGGTGATGCGCAAACCATGGTAAAGGTGTTGCGTTTGGCGAAACAACATCAAGTGCATGTCGGGGCGCATCCCTCTTTTCCAGACCGGGAGCACTTTGGAAGAAAGCCTATGGATTTGTTGCCGTCGGCCTTAACAGCAACGCTCATCACGCAAATAGAAACACTTAAGACTTTGGCGGAAGCAGAAGGCTTGTCTTTAAATCATGTAAAACCTCACGGAGCACTTTATAATCTGGCAGCTCAAGATGAGCAAACGGCTCAAGCGGTCATCAAGGCGGTAAGTCATTGTGATGCTCGTCTCAAGCTCTATGCGCCTTATGGGTCTGTGATAGCGCAATTGGCCTTGGCCAGCGGTCTAGAAGTCGTGTTTGAGGCTTTTGCAGATCGTCATTATAATGAGGATTTGAGTTTGGTCTCTCGATCTAATCCAGAAGCCTTGATCCTTGAGCCTAAAGCGGTTTTTGAACAGGTCAACCACATCCTGAAAACAGGACAGGTTACCACCATAAATGGAGTAGAGGTGAAGCTCAAGGCGCAGACCTTTTGTGTGCATGGAGACCATCAAAATGCCCTAGAAATTTTAGACTACTTAGATCATCATTTAACACTGAAATCATCGAGATAG
- a CDS encoding DUF2891 domain-containing protein: protein MKKLLASVVLLSLFACNSSEKEQKDNNKVVLEVETHNTPKINLEQATNLSKLPVDCIQTEYPNKLNQTIGSPEDLQTPKQLHPAFYGCFDWHSAVHGHWSLVSLLKQFPELEQRQTIETLLLQNISEAHIKAEVAYFEGTYNGSYERTYGWAWLLKLAEELHTWDAPIARVLERNLEPLTALVVDKYLEFLPKLKYPIRVGEHPNTAFGLSFAYDYAKTLEKQELKALIEQRAKDFYSNDQDCPMSWEPGGFDFLSPCLEEAALMKRVLPTADFKSWLSQFLPDLKNKDFALSVGEVSDRSDGKLVHLDGVNFSRAWSLNEIAKDLPEYQHLQNIANQHINYALPNVVGDSYEGGHWLGSFAIYALNSVPGE, encoded by the coding sequence ATGAAAAAACTCTTGGCGTCTGTCGTCTTGCTAAGCCTCTTCGCTTGTAATTCTTCGGAAAAAGAACAAAAAGACAATAATAAAGTAGTACTTGAAGTGGAAACACACAACACACCTAAAATCAATTTAGAACAAGCAACTAATTTATCGAAACTTCCTGTAGATTGTATTCAAACGGAGTATCCCAATAAGCTCAATCAAACCATAGGCTCGCCGGAAGATTTGCAAACCCCCAAACAGCTCCATCCTGCTTTTTATGGTTGTTTTGATTGGCATTCTGCGGTTCATGGGCATTGGAGTTTGGTGAGCTTGCTCAAACAATTTCCGGAGTTAGAGCAGCGTCAGACCATTGAGACCCTATTGCTTCAGAACATTTCCGAAGCTCATATCAAGGCAGAGGTTGCTTATTTTGAAGGGACTTACAACGGCAGCTACGAGCGTACCTACGGCTGGGCTTGGTTGTTGAAATTGGCTGAAGAGCTGCATACTTGGGATGCGCCGATAGCGAGAGTGCTAGAGCGTAATCTGGAGCCACTAACGGCGCTGGTAGTTGACAAATATTTGGAGTTCTTACCAAAATTAAAATACCCCATTCGTGTGGGAGAGCATCCCAATACGGCATTCGGACTCTCATTTGCTTATGATTATGCTAAAACCTTAGAGAAACAGGAGTTAAAGGCGTTGATTGAACAGCGTGCCAAGGATTTCTATAGTAACGATCAAGACTGTCCCATGTCTTGGGAGCCGGGTGGTTTTGATTTCTTGTCGCCCTGTTTGGAAGAGGCTGCGCTTATGAAGCGTGTGCTTCCTACAGCGGACTTCAAATCTTGGTTGTCTCAGTTTTTGCCCGATTTAAAAAACAAAGACTTTGCCCTGTCTGTAGGGGAAGTGAGCGACCGCAGTGATGGCAAGTTGGTGCATTTAGATGGCGTTAATTTTTCACGGGCTTGGAGTTTAAACGAAATCGCTAAGGATCTCCCAGAGTATCAGCATCTTCAAAATATAGCCAACCAGCATATTAATTATGCCTTGCCTAATGTGGTGGGAGATAGTTATGAGGGCGGACATTGGCTGGGGAGTTTCGCTATTTATGCGCTAAATTCCGTGCCGGGTGAGTAA
- a CDS encoding Nramp family divalent metal transporter → MSKHWLRHIGPGPLVAAAFIGPGTVTVCTLAGVNDGFALLWAMLLSIIATVVLQEMSARLGLVTQKGLAEVIRSQVTHPLAKVAMMVLLISAIVIGNAAYEAGNISGGMLGLETITGNVEWHLSGAQLNPLSVLIGAISFILLYIGNYKILERALVTLVILMSLAFLITALLTKPSLSGILKGIFIPTYSEANILTVIALVGTTVVPYNLFLHAALVKEKWHQVSDLKYAKRDTIVAVVLGGLVSMCIIISASAVRVAEVSNAADLAKSLEPLFGPFATYVLALGLFAAGITSAITAPLAAAYVATGCLGWESHMKSRRFRMVWMLVLGLGVLFSSIGFKSIEIIKFAQVANGLLLPIIAAFLLWVMNKVSVLGDYRNTKLQNSFGFIILGIAIFLGAKSILKVF, encoded by the coding sequence GTGAGTAAACACTGGTTAAGGCATATTGGTCCAGGGCCACTGGTTGCGGCGGCTTTTATTGGGCCGGGAACGGTAACGGTCTGCACGTTGGCAGGGGTGAATGACGGTTTTGCCTTGCTTTGGGCAATGTTGCTGTCCATCATCGCTACCGTGGTGCTCCAGGAGATGTCTGCTCGCTTAGGCTTGGTCACTCAAAAAGGGCTTGCTGAGGTAATTCGAAGTCAAGTAACACATCCCTTGGCTAAAGTCGCGATGATGGTCTTGTTGATTTCGGCAATTGTTATTGGTAATGCTGCTTATGAAGCCGGAAATATCAGTGGCGGCATGCTGGGTTTGGAAACCATTACGGGGAATGTGGAGTGGCATCTCTCAGGAGCGCAACTTAATCCTTTAAGTGTCTTAATAGGGGCTATTTCTTTCATCTTGTTATATATAGGAAATTATAAAATCCTAGAACGTGCTTTGGTGACACTCGTTATTTTGATGAGTTTGGCCTTTTTGATTACGGCACTGTTGACCAAGCCGAGTCTTTCGGGAATTCTAAAAGGCATCTTTATTCCGACCTATTCCGAAGCCAATATACTAACGGTTATTGCATTGGTGGGCACCACCGTTGTGCCTTATAATTTATTTTTACACGCCGCTTTGGTAAAAGAGAAATGGCATCAGGTATCCGATTTAAAATATGCCAAAAGAGATACCATTGTCGCTGTGGTTTTGGGAGGTCTGGTCTCTATGTGTATCATTATTTCGGCATCGGCTGTAAGGGTTGCTGAGGTGTCTAATGCGGCAGATTTGGCGAAAAGCCTCGAGCCGCTCTTTGGTCCCTTTGCAACATATGTATTGGCTTTAGGGCTCTTTGCTGCTGGAATTACCAGTGCTATTACGGCGCCTTTGGCTGCAGCCTACGTAGCAACGGGGTGTTTGGGCTGGGAGTCTCATATGAAATCCCGACGATTTAGGATGGTTTGGATGCTGGTATTGGGGCTAGGGGTTCTGTTTTCGTCTATTGGCTTTAAATCTATAGAAATCATTAAGTTCGCCCAGGTGGCCAACGGATTGCTGCTCCCAATTATTGCAGCTTTTTTGCTTTGGGTGATGAACAAAGTGAGTGTTTTGGGCGATTATAGAAACACAAAGCTTCAAAACAGTTTTGGTTTTATTATCTTGGGAATCGCTATATTTTTAGGCGCGAAGAGTATTTTAAAAGTATTTTAA
- a CDS encoding RluA family pseudouridine synthase, with amino-acid sequence MTKVLSNKSNLQVLYEDNHIIIVNKRAGDIVQGDKTGDKPLSDVVKGYLKDKYNKPGNVYLGVVHRLDRPTTGIVMFAKTSKALPRLNKLFADKKADKTYWALVKQLPAKPEDTLVHWLKKNPKNNKSYASTTATADGKKAILHYKLLKALDHYFLLEVALETGRHHQIRVQLSSIGSPIKGDLKYGFDRSNKDASISLHARQLEFVHPVFDEKIQVVAPLPEDAVWNACLD; translated from the coding sequence GTGACTAAAGTCCTTTCAAATAAAAGCAACCTCCAAGTACTTTACGAAGACAATCACATCATCATCGTCAACAAACGGGCAGGTGATATTGTACAAGGTGATAAAACGGGAGACAAGCCCTTGAGCGATGTTGTAAAAGGCTACTTAAAGGACAAATACAACAAACCCGGCAATGTGTATTTGGGCGTTGTACACCGATTAGACCGGCCAACTACAGGCATTGTGATGTTTGCAAAAACCAGCAAGGCCTTGCCCAGATTGAATAAACTATTTGCCGATAAAAAAGCAGACAAGACCTATTGGGCACTCGTAAAACAGCTTCCTGCAAAACCAGAGGATACCTTGGTACATTGGCTAAAAAAGAACCCTAAAAACAATAAATCTTACGCTTCTACCACGGCTACTGCCGATGGTAAAAAAGCGATTTTACATTATAAGCTCCTCAAGGCGCTAGACCATTATTTTTTATTGGAAGTCGCTTTAGAAACGGGACGTCACCATCAAATACGCGTACAGCTTTCCAGCATTGGCTCGCCTATTAAAGGCGATCTAAAATATGGTTTTGACCGCAGTAATAAAGATGCCAGTATTAGCCTACATGCGAGACAGTTGGAGTTTGTGCATCCTGTTTTCGACGAAAAGATACAGGTCGTGGCACCACTGCCAGAAGATGCGGTTTGGAACGCCTGTTTGGATTAA
- the dnaK gene encoding molecular chaperone DnaK, producing MSKIIGIDLGTTNSCVSVMEGNEPVVIPNAEGKRTTPSVIAFVEGGEIKVGDPAKRQAVTNPTKTVYSIKRFMGNKYSESKNEAERVPYKVVKGDNDTPRVDVDGRLYTPQELSAMILQKMKKTAEDYLGQDVTEAVITVPAYFNDSQRQATKEAGEIAGLKVRRIINEPTAAALAYGMDKKGIDQKIVVFDFGGGTHDVSILELGDGVFEVLSTDGDTHLGGDDVDEKIINWLADEFKADEDIDLRKDPMALQRLKEAAEKAKIELSSSAQTEINLPYVTATASGPKHLVRTLSRSKFEQLINDLVKRTIEPCESALKAAGLSKSDIDQVILVGGSTRIPAVQEAVEKFFGKAPSKGVNPDEVVSLGAAIQGGVLTGDVKDVLLLDVTPLSLGIETMGNVMTKLIEANTTIPTKKSQVFSTAADNQPSVEIHVLQGERPMAADNKTIGRFHLDGIPPAQRGTPQIEVTFDIDANGIIKVSATDKATNKSQDIRIEASSGLTEEEIAKMKQEAEANADADAKAKETADKLNQADAMIFQTESQLKEFGDKLSDDKKKPIEEALEELKKAYETKDIAVIDPALEKINEAWKVASEEMYKAQAEQGGAQPDGSADAGAGSKGQAADESSDVEDVDFEEVK from the coding sequence ATGAGTAAAATAATTGGAATCGATTTAGGAACAACCAACTCATGTGTTTCCGTAATGGAAGGTAATGAGCCGGTTGTGATCCCAAATGCAGAAGGTAAGCGTACCACCCCATCTGTCATTGCTTTTGTTGAAGGCGGTGAGATTAAGGTTGGTGATCCTGCGAAGAGACAGGCTGTAACTAACCCAACCAAAACCGTATACTCCATTAAGCGGTTTATGGGGAACAAGTATTCTGAATCTAAAAATGAAGCAGAACGTGTACCTTATAAAGTAGTAAAAGGTGATAATGATACGCCACGTGTAGATGTGGACGGTCGTTTATACACACCACAAGAATTATCAGCAATGATTCTTCAAAAAATGAAGAAAACAGCTGAAGATTATTTAGGACAAGATGTGACTGAAGCAGTCATTACTGTGCCTGCGTATTTTAATGACTCGCAACGTCAAGCCACTAAAGAAGCTGGTGAGATTGCAGGTTTAAAAGTACGTCGTATCATCAATGAGCCAACAGCAGCAGCTTTGGCCTATGGTATGGATAAAAAAGGAATAGATCAAAAAATAGTGGTATTTGACTTTGGTGGTGGTACACATGATGTATCTATCTTAGAGTTAGGTGACGGTGTATTTGAGGTATTGTCAACAGATGGAGACACGCACTTAGGTGGTGATGACGTCGATGAGAAAATCATCAACTGGTTGGCAGATGAGTTTAAGGCAGATGAAGACATCGACCTTAGAAAAGACCCAATGGCGTTACAACGTTTAAAAGAGGCTGCGGAAAAAGCGAAGATTGAATTGTCATCTTCTGCACAAACCGAAATCAACTTGCCTTACGTAACGGCTACAGCAAGCGGACCAAAACACTTGGTACGTACCCTGTCTCGTTCTAAGTTTGAGCAATTGATCAATGATTTGGTAAAACGCACCATTGAGCCATGTGAGTCTGCTTTAAAAGCAGCAGGATTATCTAAGAGTGACATTGACCAAGTAATTTTGGTAGGTGGATCTACAAGAATTCCAGCAGTACAAGAAGCGGTTGAGAAATTCTTCGGAAAAGCACCAAGTAAAGGCGTTAACCCAGATGAGGTCGTATCTTTAGGAGCAGCCATTCAAGGTGGTGTATTAACTGGAGATGTTAAGGATGTATTGTTATTAGACGTTACACCATTGTCTTTAGGTATTGAAACCATGGGTAATGTGATGACGAAGTTGATTGAGGCCAACACCACAATTCCAACTAAAAAATCACAGGTATTCTCTACAGCGGCAGATAATCAACCATCGGTTGAAATCCACGTATTGCAGGGAGAGCGCCCAATGGCAGCAGATAACAAAACAATTGGTCGTTTTCACCTAGATGGTATTCCACCAGCACAAAGAGGGACACCACAAATTGAAGTGACCTTTGATATTGATGCCAATGGTATCATCAAAGTATCTGCAACAGATAAAGCAACTAACAAGTCACAAGACATTCGTATTGAAGCGTCTTCTGGTTTAACTGAAGAGGAAATCGCGAAAATGAAGCAAGAAGCAGAAGCAAATGCTGATGCCGATGCTAAAGCGAAAGAAACTGCAGATAAATTGAACCAAGCAGATGCTATGATTTTCCAAACGGAAAGCCAATTGAAGGAATTTGGTGATAAATTATCAGACGATAAGAAAAAACCAATTGAAGAGGCTTTAGAGGAATTGAAGAAAGCATACGAAACGAAGGACATCGCAGTGATCGATCCAGCTTTAGAGAAAATCAACGAAGCATGGAAAGTAGCATCTGAGGAAATGTACAAAGCACAAGCAGAACAAGGTGGCGCACAGCCAGACGGATCTGCCGATGCTGGAGCAGGATCTAAAGGACAAGCTGCAGATGAAAGTAGTGACGTTGAAGACGTAGACTTCGAAGAAGTGAAATAA
- a CDS encoding biotin-dependent carboxyltransferase family protein, with protein sequence MIEILKLGLYDSIQDLGRKGVQQFGVPHSGAMDAYSAKMANLILDNAMDAAVLEFTMLGPTLKCLKDTVICLSGAESGPKINERPVEQHKALSFKSGDVLHIGPCLNGARGYLAIAGGFRTETVLGSRSQYANITAAFKLQKGDRLPINQNVQEKASNRALIKLPPEHFNTQTLTVFPGPEFSRLSKTQAETLMSQSYSVSKDSNRMAYQLNETLENELQSCITSLVLPGTVQLTPSGQLVILMRDCQTTGGYPRVLQLSEQAIDRLSQKKIGDQFRLKWMGK encoded by the coding sequence ATGATTGAAATTTTAAAACTTGGGCTTTATGATAGCATTCAGGATTTAGGACGCAAGGGCGTTCAGCAATTTGGCGTACCGCACTCTGGGGCTATGGATGCGTATTCGGCAAAGATGGCCAACCTTATCTTAGATAACGCTATGGATGCGGCGGTCTTGGAGTTCACCATGTTGGGACCAACGCTTAAATGTCTCAAAGACACCGTTATTTGCTTATCGGGTGCAGAGAGTGGGCCAAAGATTAACGAGCGGCCCGTTGAGCAACACAAGGCGCTGAGCTTCAAATCTGGCGATGTGCTCCACATAGGCCCTTGCCTCAATGGCGCCAGAGGGTATTTGGCAATTGCTGGCGGATTCCGAACCGAAACTGTTTTAGGCAGCAGAAGCCAATATGCAAACATTACAGCCGCATTTAAGCTACAAAAAGGAGATCGGCTTCCAATTAATCAAAACGTGCAAGAGAAGGCTTCTAATCGAGCCCTAATAAAACTACCGCCCGAACATTTTAATACACAAACCTTAACCGTTTTTCCGGGGCCAGAATTTAGCCGTCTCAGTAAGACGCAGGCCGAAACCCTAATGTCTCAAAGCTACAGTGTTTCTAAAGACAGCAACCGCATGGCCTACCAGCTCAATGAAACGCTCGAAAACGAATTACAGAGCTGTATCACCTCATTGGTACTTCCGGGGACAGTGCAGTTAACGCCTTCTGGGCAGTTGGTGATTTTGATGAGAGATTGCCAAACTACGGGAGGCTATCCTAGAGTTTTGCAGCTAAGTGAGCAAGCCATAGATAGGCTGTCTCAAAAGAAGATTGGTGATCAATTTCGGTTGAAATGGATGGGTAAGTAA
- a CDS encoding sensor histidine kinase yields MFYIRFFISIIQEGIINEEEIALIGYMTFVVLMLSVMVIIFFVSFQKRKNKLLLDKIAQQKAYDAEMSRTQTEIQEATLKHVGRELHDNVGQLLAYAKMQLGMLGAKINPEAQSKLQETTKIVADSLEEVRALSKSLNNDVLLNMGFVDSLQNELNRLKRMSITTATLEIEGDAHPLAHRPHELVLFRILQEFFSNAVKYAEAESMTVMLDFQEAQLLITASDDGVGFDPVSAEKGSGLINMESRAVLIGANYHLKSAPQEGTTLRLAYPFPKEN; encoded by the coding sequence ATGTTTTATATTCGGTTTTTTATATCCATTATCCAAGAGGGGATAATCAATGAGGAAGAAATAGCCTTAATCGGTTATATGACCTTTGTGGTGCTGATGTTATCCGTAATGGTGATCATCTTTTTTGTGTCCTTTCAAAAGCGAAAAAACAAGCTGTTGTTAGATAAAATCGCACAGCAAAAGGCTTATGATGCTGAGATGTCGCGTACGCAAACCGAAATTCAAGAAGCAACCCTAAAGCATGTGGGCAGAGAGCTTCATGATAATGTGGGGCAATTGCTTGCCTATGCCAAAATGCAGTTGGGTATGCTGGGCGCAAAGATCAATCCCGAGGCACAAAGCAAGCTTCAGGAAACCACAAAAATTGTTGCAGACAGTCTAGAGGAAGTAAGGGCACTCTCTAAATCTTTAAATAACGACGTTTTGTTGAATATGGGGTTTGTGGACAGTTTGCAAAACGAGCTGAACCGCCTTAAACGCATGTCTATTACTACCGCAACGCTAGAGATTGAGGGGGATGCGCATCCATTAGCGCACAGGCCGCATGAACTGGTACTGTTTCGCATCTTGCAGGAGTTCTTTTCTAACGCCGTGAAATACGCCGAGGCCGAAAGCATGACCGTAATGCTCGATTTTCAGGAAGCACAACTGCTGATTACCGCTTCAGATGATGGTGTGGGTTTTGATCCCGTTTCTGCCGAAAAAGGCTCTGGTTTGATCAATATGGAAAGTCGAGCCGTGTTAATTGGTGCCAATTACCACTTAAAGTCTGCACCTCAAGAAGGCACAACGCTGCGTTTGGCTTATCCGTTTCCGAAGGAAAATTAA
- the panB gene encoding 3-methyl-2-oxobutanoate hydroxymethyltransferase, whose product MSTAKKDYKRITVKSLVEMKQRKEKISMLTAYDFTMAKIVDSAGVDVILVGDSASNVMAGHETTLPITLDQMIYHASSVVRAIERALVVVDLPFGSYQSDPKEALRSAIRIMKESGGHAVKMEGGKEIKESIKRIINAGIPVMGHLGLTPQSIYKFGTYTVRAKEEEEAERLKEDALMLERIGCFGIVLEKIPASLAEEVAKSVSIPVIGIGAGAGVDGQVLVLHDMVGMTYEFQPRFLRRYMNLYDDMTTAISQYVDDVKTVDFPNKEEQY is encoded by the coding sequence ATGAGTACCGCAAAAAAAGATTACAAACGAATCACTGTCAAATCCCTCGTGGAAATGAAACAGCGTAAAGAAAAGATCTCTATGCTTACCGCCTATGATTTTACAATGGCAAAGATTGTAGATAGCGCTGGTGTAGACGTGATTTTAGTGGGCGACTCTGCAAGTAACGTGATGGCAGGCCACGAAACCACCTTGCCTATTACCTTAGACCAAATGATCTATCATGCCTCTAGTGTGGTACGCGCTATAGAACGTGCTTTGGTGGTGGTGGATTTGCCCTTTGGAAGTTACCAAAGTGACCCTAAGGAGGCTTTACGCTCTGCCATTAGAATCATGAAAGAATCGGGAGGTCATGCTGTAAAAATGGAAGGCGGCAAAGAAATTAAGGAATCCATAAAACGCATCATCAATGCAGGAATCCCTGTGATGGGCCATTTGGGATTAACCCCACAGTCCATTTACAAATTTGGCACTTACACCGTACGTGCCAAAGAAGAGGAAGAAGCAGAACGCCTTAAGGAAGATGCCTTGATGCTGGAGCGGATTGGGTGCTTTGGGATTGTGTTGGAAAAAATACCTGCGTCACTTGCCGAAGAAGTCGCAAAAAGCGTCTCTATTCCTGTTATTGGGATTGGTGCCGGTGCCGGCGTTGATGGCCAAGTGCTCGTGCTACACGATATGGTGGGGATGACCTACGAGTTTCAACCGCGTTTTTTACGCCGCTATATGAATCTCTATGATGACATGACCACGGCCATTTCGCAATATGTAGATGATGTGAAAACTGTAGATTTTCCCAATAAGGAAGAGCAGTATTAG
- a CDS encoding L-serine ammonia-lyase, with amino-acid sequence MECISVFDMLKIGIGPSSSHTLGPWRAGERWIAQLKKANRFHKVERISVDLYGSLSLTGKGHATDYAVLLGLSGADPERIPVDTIDVIIASIKNTKVLLFNNEHPVTFDMATDIVFHRKFLPFHANALTFTATINGRKHKETFYSIGGGFVVQEERKISKQNKHIFYCTFPYPVENGVQLLKFCEQLKLPISGVVLENEKSIRDQETIDYELERIWNTMLECMFVGCHTEGNLPGGLNVRRRAYDIHKTLISDDLPFEDPHEWMETIRSTEVKFRQILKWVSCFALSVNEVNASLGRVVTAPTNGSAGVIPAVLMYYLVIENHEADFEHIKKFLLVASEIGSIFKKGATISAAMGGCQAEIGVSSAMAAGALTELLGGTPEQVLVAAEIAMEHHLGLTCDPIGGLVQIPCIERNSMGAIKAISAAELALDTDPKNVKVPLDKVVNTMWETAKDMNTKYKETSEGGLAVGVNMSDC; translated from the coding sequence ATGGAATGTATCTCGGTATTTGATATGCTCAAAATTGGTATTGGCCCTTCTAGCTCCCACACCCTAGGGCCGTGGCGCGCTGGCGAACGTTGGATTGCGCAGCTCAAAAAAGCCAATCGGTTTCACAAGGTGGAGCGTATTAGCGTAGACCTTTATGGTTCTTTATCGCTTACCGGCAAAGGACATGCTACCGATTATGCCGTGCTATTGGGATTGAGCGGTGCCGACCCAGAGCGGATTCCCGTAGATACCATTGATGTGATTATCGCCTCCATTAAAAATACCAAAGTGCTGCTCTTTAATAATGAGCACCCCGTGACGTTTGATATGGCTACAGACATCGTCTTCCATAGAAAGTTTCTTCCCTTTCATGCCAATGCCCTCACCTTTACGGCTACCATTAACGGCCGGAAGCACAAAGAGACCTTTTACTCTATTGGCGGTGGCTTTGTGGTGCAAGAAGAGCGTAAAATCTCTAAACAGAACAAACATATTTTTTACTGCACCTTCCCCTACCCTGTAGAAAACGGTGTGCAGTTATTGAAATTTTGCGAACAGCTGAAATTGCCAATTTCAGGCGTGGTTTTAGAAAATGAAAAGTCCATTAGAGATCAAGAAACCATTGACTATGAACTAGAGCGCATTTGGAACACCATGTTAGAGTGCATGTTTGTGGGCTGCCATACCGAAGGCAATCTTCCTGGTGGTCTTAATGTAAGGCGTCGTGCCTATGATATTCACAAGACCTTGATTAGTGATGATTTGCCCTTTGAAGATCCGCACGAATGGATGGAAACCATTCGTTCTACAGAGGTCAAGTTTCGACAAATTCTAAAATGGGTGAGCTGTTTTGCGCTTTCCGTTAATGAGGTCAATGCGTCTTTAGGGCGTGTGGTTACAGCACCTACCAACGGTAGCGCCGGTGTGATTCCTGCAGTACTCATGTACTATTTGGTGATTGAAAACCATGAAGCCGATTTTGAACACATCAAAAAGTTTCTACTTGTGGCCAGTGAAATTGGCAGTATCTTTAAAAAAGGCGCCACCATATCGGCAGCTATGGGCGGTTGCCAAGCCGAAATTGGCGTGTCTTCTGCCATGGCCGCAGGGGCGTTGACCGAACTGTTGGGCGGTACTCCAGAACAGGTATTGGTTGCTGCGGAAATCGCCATGGAACACCATCTCGGGCTTACCTGCGACCCTATTGGTGGCTTGGTACAAATCCCGTGTATTGAACGCAACTCCATGGGCGCCATTAAGGCCATAAGCGCTGCAGAACTGGCTTTAGATACCGATCCTAAAAACGTAAAAGTGCCTTTGGATAAAGTCGTCAATACCATGTGGGAAACCGCTAAGGATATGAACACCAAGTATAAAGAGACTAGCGAAGGCGGTTTGGCAGTTGGAGTGAACATGAGTGATTGCTAG
- the pxpB gene encoding 5-oxoprolinase subunit PxpB, with product MINYNLTYHRFSERAILVQWPPEISEAVLKDVLSFKNRLLDHGVKQIIEVNHAYQSLLVIYHNTIDNLNSAVSALKEQYEQRVEVNKERQQLWKIPVCYHADFGLDLAEISEGKQLPIPELIQRHCQAIYTVYFIGFLPGFLYLGGLDEALHMPRKKRPRAAIKKGAVAIGGSQTGIYPNASPAGWQLIGNCPLQLFDATQNPPCFAKAGDKVQCYEIDLKTHQAISKAVEQGTYHLKSEVFYD from the coding sequence ATGATCAATTACAACCTAACCTACCATCGCTTTTCCGAACGTGCTATCTTGGTGCAATGGCCTCCCGAAATTAGCGAGGCCGTCTTAAAAGATGTGCTGTCATTCAAAAACAGACTCCTTGATCATGGTGTTAAACAAATTATTGAGGTAAACCATGCATATCAATCATTGTTAGTGATTTATCATAACACTATTGATAACCTCAATAGTGCAGTTTCAGCCTTAAAAGAGCAGTATGAGCAGCGTGTTGAAGTCAACAAAGAAAGGCAACAACTCTGGAAAATCCCTGTATGTTATCATGCGGATTTCGGGTTGGATTTAGCTGAAATTTCCGAAGGAAAACAATTGCCAATTCCCGAACTCATTCAACGGCATTGCCAAGCCATTTACACGGTGTACTTCATTGGCTTCTTACCCGGCTTTTTGTATTTGGGAGGTTTGGATGAAGCACTTCACATGCCACGAAAAAAAAGACCGAGAGCAGCGATCAAAAAGGGGGCGGTTGCCATTGGCGGATCACAAACGGGCATTTACCCAAATGCGAGCCCAGCAGGATGGCAACTTATTGGCAATTGCCCCTTACAGCTTTTTGATGCTACCCAAAATCCGCCCTGTTTTGCAAAGGCCGGTGATAAGGTGCAATGTTATGAGATCGATCTCAAGACCCATCAAGCCATATCTAAAGCCGTGGAGCAAGGCACGTATCATTTAAAAAGCGAGGTGTTTTATGATTGA